In one Nicotiana sylvestris chromosome 8, ASM39365v2, whole genome shotgun sequence genomic region, the following are encoded:
- the LOC104214867 gene encoding flavonoid 3'-monooxygenase CYP75B137-like, with amino-acid sequence MSLKFLKPLFDSFPWHLQEQNIEQNGVFFSYFLGIIALLWFVWIVINKSKKEQPPLPPGPKALPLVGNLHSLDPELHTYFASLSQIYGPICRLWLGKKVGIIITSPALAREILKDQDTIFANRDVPAAGREATYGGKDIVWTPYGPKWRMLRKVCVRDMLSGSILDSVYELRRKELRKTINYLYNQKCVAVNIGEQMFLTVLNVITSMLWGGTVKGEERSSLGAEFRLVVTEMTELLGTPNVSDFYPGLARFDLQGVTKKMKVLAKRFDRIFETMIDQRQKMDRNGGIGSGAGQESKDFLQVLLKLKDEADAKMPLTMTELKALLMDMVVGGTETTSNTVEFAMAEIMNKPEVLRKLQQELETVVGKDNIVEESHIQHLPYLYAVMKEALRMHPALPLLVPHCPSETVTVGGYTVPKGARVFINVWAIQRDPFLWENPTEFLPERFLDNNWDYSGNDFNYFPFGSGRRICAGIAMAERMFMYSLASLIHSFDWKLPEGEKLDLEEKFGIVFKKKIPLVAIPTPRLSYPTLYE; translated from the exons ATGTCTCTCAAATTTCTCAAACCTCTGTTTGATTCTTTCCCATGGCATTTACAGGAACAAAATATTGAGCAAAATGGTGTATTTTTCTCCTATTTTCTTGGAATTATAGCTTTACTATGGTTTGTTTGGATTGTCATCAATAAGTCAAAGAAGGAACAACCCCCATTACCACCAGGGCCTAAAGCTTTGCCTTTAGTAGGTAATCTCCATTCTCTTGATCCTGAACTCCACACatattttgcttctctttccCAAATTTATGGCCCCATTTGTAGACTATGGCTTGGTAAAAAAGTTGGGATTATTATTACTTCTCCTGCTTTAGCTCGGGAGATTCTTAAGGATCAAGATACAATTTTTGCTAATAGAGATGTGCCTGCTGCTGGTAGAGAAGCTACATATGGTGGTAAAGACATAGTTTGGACTCCTTATGGACCAAAATGGCGTATGTTGAGAAAAGTTTGTGTTCGTGATATGCTTAGTGGTTCTATTTTAGATTCTGTTTATGAACTAAGAAGAAAAGAGCTTAGAAAGACAATTAATTACCTCTATAATCAGAAGTGTGTAGCAGTGAATATTGGTGAACAGATGTTTTTGACTGTGCTTAATGTGATTACAAGTATGTTATGGGGTGGTACAGTAAAGGGAGAGGAAAGATCTAGTCTTGGTGCAGAGTTTAGGCTTGTTGTGACTGAGATGACTGAGTTGTTAGGTACTCCGAATGTGTCCGATTTTTATCCGGGCTTGGCTAGGTTTGATTTGCAAGGTGTAACAAAGAAGATGAAGGTGTTGGCAAAGAGATTTGATAGGATATTTGAGACTATGATTGATCAAAGGCAGAAAATGGATAGAAATGGCGGGATCGGAAGTGGTGCTGGCCAAGAAAGCAAGGATTTTTTGCAAGTTTTGCTCAAGTTGAAAGATGAAGCAGATGCCAAAATGCCTCTTACCATGACTGAACTCAAAGCCTTACTCATG GATATGGTTGTTGGTGGAACTGAGACAACCTCCAACACGGTTGAGTTTGCCATGGCTGAAATTATGAACAAACCAGAGGTACTGAGGAAATTACAACAGGAACTAGAGACAGTTGTGGGCAAAGATAACATAGTGGAAGAGTCCCATATTCAGCATTTACCATATCTCTATGCAGTTATGAAAGAAGCCTTGCGCATGCATCCAGCTCTCCCACTGTTGGTGCCTCATTGTCCTAGTGAGACAGTCACTGTCGGAGGATATACTGTTCCTAAAGGAGCTCGTGTTTTCATAAATGTTTGGGCAATACAGAGAGATCCCTTCCTCTGGGAAAATCCAACTGAGTTCCTTCCGGAGAGATTTTTGGACAATAATTGGGACTATAGTGGAAATGATTTCAACTATTTTCCATTTGGTTCTGGCAGGAGAATTTGTGCGGGGATAGCCATGGCGGAGAGAATGTTCATGTATTCACTGGCCTCACTCATTCATTCTTTCGACTGGAAGTTGCCTGAAGGAGAGAAATTAGACCTTGAAGAGAAGTTTGGGATTGTTTTTAAGAAGAAAATACCTCTGGTTGCTATACCTACTCCAAGATTGTCCTATCCAACACTCTATGAGTAA